The Bacteroidales bacterium WCE2004 nucleotide sequence TGCGCGTGGCGCGTGACCTTCCAGAGGTTCTCGCGGCGCTCCGGCTCGTTGATCATGATGTCCAGGGCGCAGGAGGCGGCGGCCACGGCGGCCGGGGTCATCGAGGCGCTGAAGATCAGCGAACGGGAGTTGTGCTTGAGGTAGTTGAGGACTTCCTTGTCGCCGGCGATGAAGCCGCCCAGGGAGCCGAAGCTCTTGGAGAAGGTGCCCATGATAAGGTCCGTCTCCTTGGTCAGGCCGAAGTGGCTGGCGGTACCGGAGCCGTTCTCGCCGATCACGCCGAGACCGTGGGCGTCGTCCACCATCACGGCGGCGTTATACTTCTGGGCCAGGCGGACCAGGTCGGGCAGCGGGGCGATGTCGCCCTCCATCGAATATACGCCGTCCACCACGATGAGCTTCGGGGCGTTCTTCGGGGTCATGAAGAGCTTGCGCTCAAGGGCTGCGACGTCGTTGTGCGCGAACTTGCGCACCTCGCTGAAACTCAGGCGGCTGCCGTCGATGATGCAGGCATGGTCGAGGGCGTCCAGGAAGATGTAGCCACCGCGGAAACCGAGGCAGCCCACGACGCCCAGGTTGACCTGGAAGCCGGTGCTGTAGGTCACGGCGGCGTCCTTGCCCACGAACTTGGCCAGCTTCTCCTCCAGCTCCTCGTGGATGTCGAGGGTACCGTTGAGGAAGCGGCTGCCGGAGCAGCTGGTGCCGTATTTTTCTATTGCCTTGATGGCGGCCTCCTTGAGGCGCGGGTCGTCGGAAAGTCCAAGGTAGGAATTGGAACCGAACATCAGGACCTTGCTTCCGTCAGCCATGGTGACGAGGGGATCCTGTCCGGAAGAGATGGGGCGGTAGTAGGGGTAGATTCCCTGCGCTTTGACCTCATCTGCGAGCGTGTACTTGGCACAGAGCTCGTTTAAGATTCTTTTCATTGGTACGGTTTTATAATAAGTACAACGCCGCAAAGATAACTATTTTCTACGAAATACAACCTTTCCGCCCCTCCGGACAAGTTTGGGAAAAAACCTTAAATTTGTGAAATTGAAACATCTGGGATGAAAAGAATTATCGCTCCGCCTTTCCTGGCCCCGGGGGACCGGGTCGCCCTGGTCTCACCGTCATACCACGTGCCCATGCAGGCGGTCGAAGGAGCCGCCGCCGTGCTGCGCGGCTGGGGCTTCGAGCCCGTCGTCGGCGCCCACGTCGGCAGGAGGTGGCGCGGCAGCTATGCCGGCTCGCCCGAGGAGCGGCTCGCCGACCTGCGCGCCGCGCTGGAGGACCCTTCCATCAAGGCCATCCTGTGCAACCGGGGCGGCTACGGCACGATCCGCTTCGTGGACACGCTCCCGCCGGAGGAGCTCG carries:
- a CDS encoding serine palmitoyltransferase, with translation MKRILNELCAKYTLADEVKAQGIYPYYRPISSGQDPLVTMADGSKVLMFGSNSYLGLSDDPRLKEAAIKAIEKYGTSCSGSRFLNGTLDIHEELEEKLAKFVGKDAAVTYSTGFQVNLGVVGCLGFRGGYIFLDALDHACIIDGSRLSFSEVRKFAHNDVAALERKLFMTPKNAPKLIVVDGVYSMEGDIAPLPDLVRLAQKYNAAVMVDDAHGLGVIGENGSGTASHFGLTKETDLIMGTFSKSFGSLGGFIAGDKEVLNYLKHNSRSLIFSASMTPAAVAAASCALDIMINEPERRENLWKVTRHAQEAFKKAGFDTGHTQSPIIPLFVRDTFKAMQIVRMAYEQGVFITPVIAPAVPEKDVLIRFALMATHTTEQVDEAVAVLTKIFRELGVIA